A section of the Salvelinus fontinalis isolate EN_2023a chromosome 33, ASM2944872v1, whole genome shotgun sequence genome encodes:
- the LOC129831662 gene encoding extracellular calcium-sensing receptor-like, which produces MRLSPAPALDPSLAGSLVLLHLAVVAGGRTLLASASTSTSASGRESVRCRLQGTPRPPVFSQDGDFVIGGVFSIHYYMHTVDHSYTSMPEPLQCTGSMDSRELRFSRAMVFAVEEINNSSYLLPGVTLGYQVHDSCNSVPMAVKVAFQLANGLDPMFDTGEQCSGSATVTAIVGESASTPTISMLRIIGPFGIPQVSHSSTCACLSDKKQYPTFFRTIPSDQFQAAALAHLIKHFGWTWIGAVRSDSDYGNNGMAAFLQAAQEEGICVEYSEAFSLTNPLSRVQRVADVIRSSTARVVVAFVSSWDMRILLREMERLPSPPRQWIGSESWVSEPDMLRFGLCAGTIGFGIQRSVIPGLRDFLLDLSPQKVSNSPTLTEFWEGAFGCVGVKEKVCDGSEDIQQLQAPYTDTSQLRVTNMVYKAVYAIAHAIHSIVCEERENSTVNCDKNLNVKSTQVLERLRRVNFSRNGYQVSFDANGDPVATYELVNWQRRKSGKMEFVTVGRYDASMPPDQRLDIEREITWVKNSTQVPVSVCSESCPPGTRKAVQKGKPVCCYDCIQCAEGEISDNTDSSDCLICPKEYWPNAERDRCILKPVEFLSFHEVLGIILTACSVGGACLAIATATIFYHHRTSAIVRANNSELSFLLLFSLTLCFLCSLTFIGRPSEWSCMLRHTAFGITFVLCISCVLGKTIVVLMAFRATLPASNVMKWFGPPQQRLTVVSFTFVQALICTLWLVLSPPFPIKNFTTYKEKIILECDVGSAIGFWAVLGYIGLLSLLCFVLAFLARKLPDNFNEAKFITFSMLIFCAVWITFIPAYVSSPGKLTVAVEIFAIITSSFGLFFLLFVPKCFIILFRPEKNTKKHLMAKTSNDIRY; this is translated from the exons ATGAGGCTCTCTCCGGCTCCTGCTCTGGATCCAAGTCTGGCTGGTAGTCTGGTTCTTCTACATCTAGCTGTGGTGGCTGGTGGGCGTACCTTGCTTGCGtctgcctctacctctacctctgcctcggGGCGGGAGTCTGTCAGATGCAGGCTCCAAGGCACCCCTCGTCCTCCGGTGTTCTCCCAGGACGGGGACTTTGTCATCGGGGGTGTTTTCTCCATTCATTACTATATGCACACTGTGGATCACAGCTACACCAGCATGCCTGAACCCCTGCAGTGCACTGGGAG CATGGATTCCCGTGAGTTGCGCTTCTCGCGCGCCATGGTCTTCGCAGTTGAGGAGATAAACAACAGTTCGTACCTTCTACCGGGTGTCACGCTTGGTTATCAAGTGCACGACTCCTGCAACTCGGTCCCTATGGCTGTGAAAGTGGCCTTCCAGCTGGCTAATGGCTTGGACCCCATGTTTGATACCGGAGAACAGTGCTCTGGGTCGGCTACAGTGACAGCTATCGTTGGCGAGTCTGCCTCCACGCCTACCATCAGCATGTTGCGCATCATCGGCCCTTTTGGCATTCCTCAG GTGAGCCACTCTTCCACCTGTGCGTGTCTGAGTGATAAGAAACAGTATCCAACCTTCTTCAGAACCATCCCCAGTGACCAGTTCCAGGCTGCCGCTCTGGCCCACCTCATCAAGCACTTCGGCTGGACCTGGATTGGGGCGGTCCGTTCCGACTCTGACTACGGTAATAACGGGATGGCGGCTTTCCTACAGGCAGCACAAGAGGAAGGCATCTGTGTGGAGTATTCTGAAGCCTTCTCCCTTACAAACCCACTCAGCAGAGTGCAACGGGTGGCCGACGTGATCCGCAG CTCCACAGCCCGGGTGGTGGTTGCATTCGTATCCTCTTGGGATATGAGAATCCTGCTGAGGGAGATGGAACGCCTGCCCTCTCCTCCCCGCCAGTGGATCGGGAGTGAGTCCTGGGTCTCTGAACCAGATATGCTGCGCTTCGGCCTGTGTGCCGGGACCATTGGATTTGGCATCCAACGCTCTGTCATCCCCGGCCTCAGGGACTTCCTCCTGGACCTCTCCCCACAGAAGGTGTCCAACTCTCCCACGCTCACAGAGTTCTGGGAGGGAGCCTTTGGCT GTGTTGGGGTTAAAGAGAAGGTGTGTGATGGCAGTGAGGATATACAGCAGCTACAGGCCCCCTACACAGATACATCCCAGCTGCGTGTCACTAACATGGTGTATAAAGCTGTTTACGCCATAGCACACGCCATCCACAGCATCGTTTGTGAAGAGAGAGAAAACTCCACTGTGAACTGTGACAAAAACCTTAATGTGAAGTCAACACAG GTCCTGGAGAGATTGAGGAGGGTGAACTTCTCTCGTAACGGGTACCAGGTGTCTTTCGATGCCAACGGGGACCCAGTGGCCACCTATGAGCTGGTCAACTGGCAGAGACGGAAGAGTGGGAAGATGGAGTTTGTGACAGTGGGGCGCTATGATGCGTCCATGCCTCCTGACCAGAGGCTTGACATCGAGAGGGAAATCACCTGGGTAAAGAACAGTACACAAGTACCTGTGTCAGTGTGCAGTGAGAGCTGTCCCCCAGGCACTCGTAAGGCTGTACAGAAAGGAAAGCCTGTATGCTGTTATGACTGTATCCAATGTGCAGAGGGAGAAATAAGTGATAACACAG ATTCTTCAGACTGTCTGATCTGTCCCAAGGAGTACTGGCCCAACGCTGAGAGAGACCGCTGTATCCTTAAGCCTGTGGAGTTCCTGTCCTTCCACGAGGTCCTCGGAATCATCCTGACCGCCTGCTCTGTGGGCGGGGCTTGTCTGGCCATCGCCACGGCAACCATCTTCTACCACCACCGAACTTCGGCCATCGTCAGGGCCAACAACTCTGAGCTGAGCTTCCTGCTGCTCTTCTCCTTGACTCTGTGTTTTCTGTGTTCTCTTACCTTCATTGGCCGGCCCTCTGAGTGGTCCTGTATGCTGCGTCACACAGCGTTTGGGATCACCTTCGTCCTCTGCATCTCTTGTGTTCTGGGGAAAACAATAGTGGTGTTGATGGCCTTCAGGGCTACACTTCCAGCCAGTAATGTCATGAAATGGTTTGgtcctccacagcagagattgactGTAGTGTCCTTCACGTTTGTCCAGGCTTTGATATGCACTCTGTGGTTGGTCCTGTCCCCTCCCTTCCCCATTAAAAACTTCACTACCTACAAGGAAAAGATCATTCTAGAGTGTGATGTGGGGTCAGCTATTGGTTTCTGGGCTGTGTTGGGCTATATAggactcctgtctctcctgtgctTTGTGCTGGCTTTTCTGGCTCGGAAGCTGCCTGATAACTTTAATGAGGCCAAATTCATCACCTTCAGCATGCTCATATTCTGTGCAGTCTGGATCACCTTTATCCCAGCTTATGTCAGCTCTCCTGGAAAGTTGACTGTAGCTGTGGAGATCTTTGCCATCATCACCTCTAGCTTTGGGTTGTTCTTTCTGTTATTTGTTCCTAAATGCTTCATTATTCTGTTCAGGCCGGAGAAGAACACCAAGAAACACCTTATGGCGAAGACATCCAATGATATACGTTATTAA